A section of the Algiphilus sp. genome encodes:
- a CDS encoding DUF934 domain-containing protein, producing MAAIIRDRAVVEDDRRLLGEDDALPGDDTPVIVTWERWQTLLDGTAEDDGRHPAAGVLIPNTLDLAEGWPLLQHRTVIALDFPAFPDGRAYSQARLLRDRYGFQGEIRATGQAVVRDQLHELDRCGVNAFALRDDQDPQGCLKAFETFSDAYQPACDGVEPIWKRRREAAAG from the coding sequence ATGGCCGCGATCATCCGTGACCGCGCGGTGGTCGAGGACGACCGGCGCCTGCTCGGCGAGGACGACGCGCTGCCGGGCGATGACACCCCGGTCATCGTGACCTGGGAGCGCTGGCAGACGCTGCTGGACGGCACCGCCGAGGACGACGGCCGCCACCCGGCCGCCGGCGTGCTGATCCCCAACACGCTGGATCTGGCCGAGGGCTGGCCGCTGCTGCAGCATCGGACGGTCATCGCGCTCGACTTCCCCGCCTTCCCGGACGGCCGCGCCTATTCCCAGGCCCGCCTGCTGCGCGACCGCTACGGCTTCCAGGGCGAGATCCGCGCCACCGGCCAGGCGGTCGTGCGCGATCAGCTGCACGAACTCGACCGCTGCGGCGTCAACGCCTTCGCCCTGCGCGACGACCAGGACCCGCAGGGCTGCCTGAAGGCCTTCGAGACCTTCAGTGACGCGTACCAGCCCGCCTGCGATGGCGTGGAGCCTATCTGGAAACGGCGGCGCGAGGCGGCGGCCGGCTGA